GTGGCGAGATAGATATCGGCGCGCCAGATACTCCCGCCAGCAAATTGCAATTGGCAGGAGTCATTAGCCGAAAGGCATTTTGGGGGGACTCCATCCCCATACCCATAATCATGCACGGCGGAAGCCGAGAGTCAAGCCGTTGGATTCTTGGATTCGGACCCGGCGGTCGATTCTTGACCGACTGCCGCGCGGGCCGTTAGAATCCAGGTGTGGGATGGAGTCCCCCGCAAAACGAAACTGCCGCCATTGGCTGATGACTCCTACCGTTTGTCCTAGCGGTTGGAGTCTTTATGTTGGTGCCGGTGTTTCTCTCTAACCTCAGACGGCCATCGGTCTCGGTGCATCTTTTTTGGCGATCGACAGGGCTTTCCGTGTCTTGCCAGCATCATTGCCGCCCTAATCCAAGAGGCTCCTGATGTTCTCTGCAAAAACTGTTGCGCCCGGTATCGCGATCGGACCGGCAATAGTTTGGGCTCCGGCCGCCATCACGGTCGTTCACCAAGCTATTCGGCCGCATCAGGTGGCCATCGAACGGCAACATCTCGACGCGGCCTTGAAAAGTGCTCAGTTCGAACTCCACGAAATCGAAGCACGCGTTCTCACTTCGGTCGGCCAATCGGCCAGCGGCATATTCACCGCGAGCTTGCGGATGCTCGAAGATCCGCATCTACGATCGGAAATCATCAAGGCCATCGAATCGCGACACGTCAATGCCGCGACCGCGGTCCAAACGGTCGTCGACGAATACGCTCGCAAGATGGCAGCGGCCCAAAGTGAATACCTCGCTGCCCGGGCCGAGGATATTCTTGACATGGGGCGGCGATTGCAGCGGCATCTTCGCCGGCAGGAATCGCCGCGCGTTCCAGAAATGCCGGAGCCGCGCGTTCTGATCGTCGAAACGCTGGCCGCGACGGAACTGATCGCCCTGGATCGCGCAAAACTGCTGGCGATCGTCATGACGCAATCGGCGCCGACCTCCCATGCCGCGTTGTTGGCTTCAACCTTGGGAATCCCCGTCGTCGCCCGGGCACCAGACCTATGGGGACGAGTGGAAAGCGGTGACACGGTTGTCGTCGACGGCAACGCAGGAGGCGTGCTCGTTCGTCCGACGGAACTGGCCTTGCGGCAATATCGCACGCGCCGCGAATTGTTCGAGCATTTTTCGGGAGAGGTCGCCGGACTGCGAGAGCATCCAGCGACGACCCTCGACGGCCGAACGATTCGCCTGACGGCTAACGTCAGCCTGGCCGAGGAAATCCCCTACGCGCTTGCCCAGGGTGCTGACGGAATCGGATTGGTGCGGACCGAATTCTACTATTTGTCCCACGCGGAAGCGCCCAGTGAAGCGGAACAGTTTGAGTTTTATACCGGCCTCGTGCGGAGCATGGCTCCCCGTCCCGTCACGTTTCGAACGTTCGATTTGGGGGGCGACAAGGCGGGCGCCAACCATGAGCCGGAAGCGAATCCAATGCTCGGCTGTCGCGGAATCCGCCTTTTGTTCGAGCAGCCCGAACTGTTCGAGACGCAACTGCGAGCATTATTACGCGCATCGGCGTTCGGAACGGTCCGGATCATGTTCCCATTGATCACGAGCCTGACAGAATTTCAGGACACGATGCGTATCGTGAATCGCGTCAAGGAGGATTTGTCGCGGCAAGCTATTTCCTTCGATCCGGGGGTCCAGTTCGGCTGCATGATCGAAACACCGGCAGCGGCGGCAATTCCCGACCTGCTTGCCCATGAAGTCGAGTTCTTCAGCATCGGCTCGAATGACTTAATTCAATACACATTGGCCACGGATCGCTTGAACTCTCGGGTTTCGTACATTTACGAACCGCTCCATCTGGCCATCCTGAGAATGATGCGCGGAATCATCCGAGCCGGCCATCGGCGGCAGCGCCACGTAAGTCTGTGCGGTGAAATGGCCGCCGACCCCATCTATACCATCATTCTGCTCGGGCTTGGAGTGGACGAGCTCAGCATGAATCCGGTGATGATACCAGCGATCAAGCAGATCGTTCGCGGTGTGGAATGGACGCAGGCGCGTCAAATTGCACGAGGCGTGCTTCGCGCTTCGCGGGCGAAAGATGTGCAAGCCTATTTGGAGCATGTGATGGTTAGTCGTTTCCCGCGAATGATGTCGATTTACTCACACGCCGATGAACAATCGCGAGACAAGATCGATGCGTCTTGCGAGCCGGTCACGGCGGAAAAAGAAGAAACAAACTCGCCCTGAACCACGTTGCGTTTGCCGCTTACCATCGTTCGGTCGGCGTTGCTCTATTGCCACACGGTTGTGAAGACGCAGCGCCATGAAAACGGTTGCAGCTTCTCCCTGAGCGGCCTGAAAAAAAAATTTAGAAAATCGCTTTCGTCGGCCTTGACCATCCGTCGAATCGCAACTATTCTTCTC
This genomic stretch from Pirellulales bacterium harbors:
- the ptsP gene encoding phosphoenolpyruvate--protein phosphotransferase — encoded protein: MFSAKTVAPGIAIGPAIVWAPAAITVVHQAIRPHQVAIERQHLDAALKSAQFELHEIEARVLTSVGQSASGIFTASLRMLEDPHLRSEIIKAIESRHVNAATAVQTVVDEYARKMAAAQSEYLAARAEDILDMGRRLQRHLRRQESPRVPEMPEPRVLIVETLAATELIALDRAKLLAIVMTQSAPTSHAALLASTLGIPVVARAPDLWGRVESGDTVVVDGNAGGVLVRPTELALRQYRTRRELFEHFSGEVAGLREHPATTLDGRTIRLTANVSLAEEIPYALAQGADGIGLVRTEFYYLSHAEAPSEAEQFEFYTGLVRSMAPRPVTFRTFDLGGDKAGANHEPEANPMLGCRGIRLLFEQPELFETQLRALLRASAFGTVRIMFPLITSLTEFQDTMRIVNRVKEDLSRQAISFDPGVQFGCMIETPAAAAIPDLLAHEVEFFSIGSNDLIQYTLATDRLNSRVSYIYEPLHLAILRMMRGIIRAGHRRQRHVSLCGEMAADPIYTIILLGLGVDELSMNPVMIPAIKQIVRGVEWTQARQIARGVLRASRAKDVQAYLEHVMVSRFPRMMSIYSHADEQSRDKIDASCEPVTAEKEETNSP